Proteins from one Listeria weihenstephanensis genomic window:
- a CDS encoding PqqD family protein, producing MRKKERRNMLEEIPVLKDNLVLEVAEQEKYLIVPRSAWLERVATKLLKQPTQRRIKLDEHGYFILSQMDGETTIPEMEERFSRTFGNEDGMSLSRLVRFLQIMDSYSWLQWKRG from the coding sequence ATGCGGAAAAAAGAACGGCGCAATATGTTGGAGGAAATTCCAGTTTTGAAGGATAATCTTGTTTTGGAAGTGGCGGAGCAGGAGAAGTATTTGATTGTGCCGCGTTCGGCTTGGCTCGAGCGCGTGGCGACGAAACTTTTGAAGCAACCGACGCAGCGACGGATTAAGTTGGATGAACATGGGTATTTTATTCTTTCGCAAATGGACGGGGAGACGACGATTCCAGAGATGGAGGAGCGGTTTTCGCGGACGTTTGGAAACGAGGATGGGATGAGTTTGTCGAGGTTAGTCAGGTTCTTGCAAATCATGGATTCGTATAGTTGGTTGCAGTGGAAAAGAGGATAA
- a CDS encoding DUF3997 domain-containing protein, with the protein MIKKLVGSLSILALAGCSGAGDYEIAVNDKYQIVAINTMEHDFVRRYPDGAMDNVFKVVVDDTEEMIGNIVEVDWDEAYLIAKSEDAEEVGERRLKHQNPQYWIFDLEWEKPFGPLDLDAFTKLKAQKGIDLELVPYDKRMKGEERVYD; encoded by the coding sequence ATGATAAAGAAATTAGTTGGTAGTTTGAGTATATTGGCGCTGGCTGGCTGTTCAGGGGCTGGTGATTATGAAATTGCTGTGAATGATAAGTATCAAATCGTAGCGATTAACACGATGGAACACGATTTTGTGCGGAGATATCCTGATGGGGCGATGGATAATGTGTTTAAAGTTGTCGTGGATGATACGGAAGAAATGATTGGGAATATTGTGGAAGTGGATTGGGATGAGGCGTATTTGATCGCTAAATCGGAGGACGCGGAGGAAGTTGGGGAACGCCGTTTGAAGCATCAGAATCCGCAGTATTGGATTTTCGATTTGGAGTGGGAGAAGCCTTTTGGTCCGCTTGATCTAGATGCATTCACGAAACTTAAAGCGCAAAAGGGTATAGATCTGGAGTTAGTTCCTTATGATAAGCGAATGAAGGGCGAGGAGCGCGTGTATGACTAG
- a CDS encoding OPT family oligopeptide transporter, producing the protein MSDKMGSKKFQPYIPASKSLPELTVTAIVLGIILSILFGAANAYLGLKVGLTVSASIPAAVISMGILRGIFRRDSILENNIVQTMTTAGEALGAGAVFTIPALFMLGVDINQIMLVFIVLTGGFLGVFMMVPLRRMLIVNEHETLPYPEGTACAEVLKTGEKGGGAQAKLVVFGFGVGALVKVLTDGFKVFRSDVQTGIYNFQNAFIGTQIYPALLGVGFIIGPKIAGQMVAGGLMASLVLIPSIAFFGGGSSDVIFPATEALKNLDASMIWDNYIRYIGAGAVAAGGLITLAKTMPAIIQTLRSTMVGLNKNKGQKMLEIERTDKDIPMKWVLIGITVLIVIIAFDPFTNVGIIGALAIAIFGFLFVTVASRIVGIVGSSSSPVSGMTIATLLIVAIAYKSFGYSGTEGIVLTLTVAAIVCTALAVAGDISQDLKTGYLVGGTPWKQQVAMMIGVIASGLVMGYILTLLDNAYGMGSEALPAPKAALMKILAEGILNGNLPWTLIFIGVSIAVVIEFLGMNSLVFAVGLYLPLNISATVMFGGFVRLIVNQVIKLKKDKEKAERIERGTLFASGLIAGESLLGVIIAFVISINPNIIPTEYLLSNQWLPFLVFLIVCTLLYFSTVPKKKKA; encoded by the coding sequence ATGAGTGATAAAATGGGTAGCAAGAAGTTTCAGCCTTACATACCTGCTTCCAAATCACTGCCGGAATTGACAGTTACAGCCATTGTTCTTGGTATTATTCTTTCAATTTTGTTCGGTGCGGCAAATGCTTACTTGGGACTCAAAGTAGGTTTGACGGTATCGGCGTCGATTCCAGCGGCAGTTATTTCGATGGGAATTTTGCGTGGTATTTTTAGACGAGATTCAATTTTAGAAAATAATATTGTACAAACGATGACGACGGCGGGGGAAGCGCTCGGTGCTGGTGCGGTGTTTACCATTCCTGCGCTATTCATGTTGGGCGTCGATATCAACCAAATTATGCTGGTATTTATCGTGCTAACTGGGGGATTCCTAGGTGTGTTCATGATGGTTCCGCTGCGTAGAATGTTGATTGTTAACGAACATGAAACGTTGCCGTATCCCGAAGGAACGGCCTGTGCGGAAGTTCTGAAAACGGGTGAAAAAGGTGGCGGTGCACAAGCGAAACTCGTCGTATTTGGTTTCGGAGTTGGTGCGCTTGTAAAAGTTCTTACGGATGGTTTCAAAGTGTTCCGAAGTGATGTGCAGACGGGGATTTATAACTTCCAGAATGCCTTTATCGGGACGCAAATTTATCCGGCCTTGCTCGGTGTTGGTTTCATTATCGGGCCGAAAATTGCGGGTCAGATGGTGGCCGGTGGTTTAATGGCATCGCTCGTTTTGATTCCGTCGATTGCGTTTTTCGGTGGTGGGAGTTCGGATGTGATTTTCCCAGCGACAGAAGCGTTGAAGAATTTAGATGCGAGCATGATTTGGGATAACTATATTCGTTATATCGGTGCGGGTGCGGTTGCTGCGGGTGGTCTGATTACGCTTGCGAAAACGATGCCGGCGATTATTCAGACGCTTCGAAGTACGATGGTTGGTCTGAATAAAAATAAAGGTCAGAAAATGCTTGAAATTGAGCGTACGGATAAAGATATTCCGATGAAATGGGTTTTGATTGGGATTACTGTACTGATTGTTATTATTGCGTTTGATCCGTTCACGAATGTGGGGATTATTGGTGCTTTGGCAATTGCGATTTTCGGATTCTTATTCGTTACAGTGGCATCACGGATCGTTGGGATTGTCGGCAGTTCTTCGTCACCGGTTTCAGGAATGACGATTGCGACGCTTTTAATTGTGGCGATTGCTTATAAATCGTTTGGTTACAGCGGCACAGAAGGTATCGTGTTGACATTGACGGTTGCCGCGATTGTCTGTACGGCGCTCGCGGTTGCGGGTGATATTTCACAAGATTTGAAAACTGGGTATCTCGTTGGTGGGACGCCTTGGAAACAGCAAGTTGCGATGATGATCGGTGTTATCGCCAGTGGTCTTGTCATGGGTTATATTTTGACGTTGCTAGATAACGCATATGGCATGGGTTCTGAGGCTTTGCCAGCTCCAAAAGCAGCGTTGATGAAAATTCTCGCAGAAGGTATTTTGAATGGTAATCTGCCGTGGACGCTCATCTTTATCGGGGTTTCGATTGCCGTCGTGATTGAATTCCTAGGCATGAACTCGCTTGTTTTCGCAGTAGGTCTATACTTGCCGCTAAACATCAGTGCGACGGTTATGTTCGGTGGATTTGTACGCTTGATCGTAAACCAAGTAATCAAGTTGAAAAAGGACAAGGAAAAAGCAGAACGAATCGAGCGTGGGACATTGTTTGCGTCTGGTTTAATTGCGGGGGAATCACTGCTTGGCGTTATTATCGCGTTTGTGATTTCGATTAACCCGAACATTATTCCGACCGAGTACCTGCTTTCGAATCAGTGGTTGCCATTCCTAGTATTCTTGATTGTGTGTACGCTACTTTACTTCTCAACGGTACCAAAAAAGAAAAAAGCGTAA